ACCAGATAATAGAAGGTCACGCGAGACTTGGAGCGATCCGCAGCCATGGCTTTTGCGACAGTGGCGATTGCCTTGTCCGCGCTGTCGTCGGTGACCCCGAGCTTCTTGCCGCACCAGCTAGCCTTCACGCGCGCAAGCTCTTCTGGATCGGAAGCGGACACCAGAGACGAATCCCGGTTGCGCAGGGCAATGCCGAGATGTTTGACGATCTTGCCGACCACGGCTTCGTCGGCTGCTGCGTCGTATTTCTTCACATCTGCGAGATAGTCGGTCATATCAACTCCTTCGTGTGTCCCCGGCGCAAC
This window of the Agrobacterium fabrum str. C58 genome carries:
- a CDS encoding DUF2853 family protein, giving the protein MTDYLADVKKYDAAADEAVVGKIVKHLGIALRNRDSSLVSASDPEELARVKASWCGKKLGVTDDSADKAIATVAKAMAADRSKSRVTFYYLVAKELGKLQSL